CGTGTTCTAGTTTTACTCAGTGGCAAATAACTTTccttatattaaaacaaacaaggggATTTACAGGGTACAATATATATTGTTTGTGAATTTTAAAGGTAAAACACAAGACTTCAAAGAAATTCTGTGCTTTAAGTGGGCACTTCAGGCCATGCCCCAGACCTCTGAGTGGAATTtaatctccctctgcccttgggACTAGTTTAGAGAGAAAGTTGGAGAAACACCGAATCAACAGAATTCTCTGAAATGTGACAAATCCTAATTGACTTGATTCCCAATCCTCAGCAGTTCGAGCATCTGGGTTTATCTCATATGCTAGAGATACTGTAACACGTGTCACTTCGATCCCAGCCAAGGGTCAAATGCAGCATCACAAACAGAAGCTAAAATAAATTCCCAAAGTCATTTTGTGGTTGAGTTAACTTTATTCACATGATAGCTATAGGGGTTGACAACGACTTCctctaacatttctttcttctggtgAGTTGATTTAGAGTTTGGTTGCAGACAGTGTGGGTTGAAGGGATGTGTGGGTAGGACAGATCAGGGGCTTGTTACAATTCTACATCATCATGAATCATTTAGTTTTAACCTTGTGGCTTGTCTAACACATCCGCAGGAAGAGTTGAGGAGTGAATCTAATGCTCACTGGCAAATACTTAGCAGCCCTTGAGAACAGCATCTTTAGAGTACCCACAATTGATCCTAACACTGGAGGCACCTTGGATATcgtgagggagggtcagaagtGCCTTGGGGTGCCAAGAGAGGCATCCCATGACAGCAATGGGAGCTCAGGGCATATGGCAGGCAGCTCTGGAGAGATGCAGTCAATCCCAGGAGCGTGACATGGCTTCTCAGTACTGATAGGACCTCACAAGGAGCCACATGAGAATAACGGTAATCAGGACAATAGTGAAGTTGAGGAACAGCTCTCGAGTGGATATCCCCATTCTGAGTTGGCTCGGTGAGAACTGAAGGCAGACTCCTGAGGGCGCACCACAGACGTCCTGCTTGTCCTCACCTAATGGAAAGTTACACAGAGAACATGGAAGATTAATGAGCATGCTTTCCTCACTGTGGAAGAGGAGAGTGTTAGGGGCCGAACTGTGTCCCCAACAAAATTCCTGTGTTGGAATCCTGACACCCAGTACCTCAGTgtgggactgtatttggagatagggtcctTCAAAAGGTACTTCAGTTTAAAGGAGCCCATCAAGATGGGCCTTAACCCATTATGACTGGTGTTCTTCTGAGAAGAGGACATGTGGACGCAGACATGTACAAATGAAGACCATGTGAAGGCAGGGAAGGCAGCCGCCtaccagccaaggagagaggcctcagaagagaTCAACCCTGCCAATACCTTCATCTTAAGTTTCTAGCCTCCAGACTATCTTTGGACTAGAGCCACATTTCTTCCTGGCTCTCCAGCCGGCTGACCTCCCCTGTAGACTTTGGACTTGTTGgcctccataatcacataagccaattttatctatatatctatctatatccatcTCAATATGAACATCTAGACGTAGGtcctacacatacatacatacacacacacacaccctattgcttctatttctctgaagaaccctgactaataaaGAGAACCTGGTTTTGCTACCTAATGTCAAAAAATCCAACAAAGTCCTGATTGTTTTTTCCTGTGATGAACGTACAGATGCTTtggataaaacacaaaatattctattttctctcttcaatatgtgtgtgtgtgtgtgtgtgtgtgtgtgcgcgcgcgcacttGCTTTTCTTAGAATACCAACAAGCCAGGTCAtcgaaacaaaataaaacccccaaAGTGGTATGGTTTAGTATCTGTTCTTGCATTGAATTGCATATAGAAGTAGGATGCCATAATCTCTCGAGTTTCAGGCCACCACAGGTCTTCGCCTAACCCTGTGAAAGCATATGAAGCATTTGCAGCAGCTGCGTGGCCTCTtgcaagccctgcgttgggcatAGAGCCCACTGGGGTCAACCAGAAGTCCCTTGCATAGCAGGCACTCAGTCAAAAGAGCAAGTGTTAACCTCATGGGTACTTCTATTTCAAAAAGGGCTTGTGCCAGCTATTTTTAGTCAAGTGCAGGATGTGCCTATATTGTAAACACTTCAAAGAGCAGGGATGGTATCTTTATAGCTTGTAAGATAGTACATGCGGGAAATCAAACTTTGAGAACTCACGCAATGTAGTCAATCAGATTATTACCTTCACGAGGGGGCATAATTGGCACTTTGTGCAAACCAAATGAAATTAAAGACTAAAGATAAAATTCTAGATATCTAGATACTAAAATTTTTGATACTCCAAAGGGAAGACGTTTAGGGGGAAggagtgttttgtttattttgttaaggGTGGGAGTTCGGGGAGTAGGAAGGGTTGTTAGTAAGTTTTGACCCTGAATGGCACTCTTAACTATCTAACCAGAGTGAATTACGATTTCTAATTACCGtgtttattgtattattaatGGACCAAATTATTAACTATACAAATGAACTAAATAATCATTCTTCATAGTATGTaatagtataattaacatacaagtTCAAATCAGCTGGTGACAGCCAGTGGGTTGTTCaatcttggtttaaaaaaaatagctgataAACACTggtttttgtatcatttttaattcttatcCATCTTTTGGCCCTCCACATGAAGACTACAGTAAATTGTCAATGAAACTCTTTACACAGATGTGCTTGAAGgagaaagtaaaatgaagaaaatgaatggatAACAGAAGTAGAGAGAGGTGTTAGAATATACACAAGACCATACAGGAACGGGAAGGTGATAAGTCCAGGCAGGAAGCCAggaggcaaaggaaagagaatcaTAGGCACACTCTTctctatgaattttttaaaaggtttttcagattttttttttgtttgttttgttttttgagagaaagagagagaaagagaggcagcgagagacagagacagagtgctagtgggggaggggcagaaagaaaggcgGGGATACAAAATCCGGAGCTGGCTCCAggcaacgcagggctccaactcacgagcctAGCagtgagaccaagacctgagctgaagtcggacgcttaaccgactgagccacccacgtgcccctctatgaatttttaaataaaattaaatcctgGTATGAGTACTAATTTGGGTACATGTTGAAGAAATACAGAGATatgcaaaaaagagagagacagagactctaTTTATAATGATCAACCCGATTCAGTGAGGGCAAAATCACTGTCCCACCAAATGTGCTTACTAGATTAACCTCTTAAAAGAAGGGATTCATGGTCATTTGccactacgtggatggaactggagggtattatgctaagtgaaattagtcagagaaagacaaatatcacatgacttcactcatacgaggactttaagacacagaacaggtgaacacaagggaagggaagcaaaaataatataaaaccagggagggggacaaaatataagagactcatatatggagaacaaacagagggtcgctggagaggttgtgggaggggagatgggctaaatgggtaaggggcactaaggagtctatccctgaaatcattgttgcactaaatgctaactaacttggattaattttaattaactaattaattttaaaaatagaacacttaaaaaataaaattaaaagaaaagaaaagaaaggattcatGGAGACTGGCCCAAGAGCAACATACTCAGAACATATTATTGAAAGCTGGCCACAGCTCTGTCGGTGTGACCTTCGCAACCCTGTGACCTTTACCACTCAGGCAAACATCACCACGATTTTCATGTGTCCCACTATTCCAGCTGAGAAACTGACTTTGAGAGAGAAGTTAGGTTGTTTGTGCCATGACACACAGCAAGGCAGAGGCCAAACTAGAACTGCCAGGCTGCTGGTAGTTGTTAGAATGTGGTTACTACACAGGAGTGATACAAGAAGGGGTTATGACTGCAGTTAACTGCCCTGACTACGCCAAGTTTGTGTACATCTTCAACACTTTGGGAAAACGGTTGGACATTTTTTTATTAAGGCCGATAGTGCTAATTCTCTATTCTCCAGCCATTTCACTTCTACTCTAGAAACTCAAGCACGTATGCACCAGGATACACAGCCAAGAATATTCACAGCAACATTTTCGTAATATCCCCAAGCTGGAAGAAACTCAGGTGTTCATCAACAGCAGAAAAGATGGTGAGCTGGGGTATTTTCACACATTTGAATTCTCAATAAGATATGTGGATCTCACAAATATAACCCTTGGGCCAAAGAagaatttacaaaagaaactTAGAATACGACTCCGTTaatacaaaacccaaaacaaggaATGTAATCCTATCGTTTAAGaatgttgaggggtgcctggctggctcagtcggttaagtgtccgacttcggctcaggtcacgatctcacggtttgtgagttcgagccccacgtcaggctccgtgctgacagctcggagcctggagcctgcttcgggttctgtctccttctctctgcccctcccctgctcacactctgtctctctgtctctcaataataaataaatgttaaaaaaaaaaactgctttaaaaaaaaagaacgttgAGATCTAtggtaaaattataaagaaaagcatgaaCAAGATGATCTCAGCAATCAAGGTGGTGATTACCTATGGTAGGGCAGAAGGGAGAGATGATCAGGAATGGATTTCTGGGGTGTCAGCAATGATCTCTTTCTTGACCTGGGTGACAATATATAGGTGTCGCTTTATAATTATTGTTCAAATTATGCTTAatgattctttacatttttttctcagtagtGTCTGAATTGATGGGCCACCTCGTATACTTCTTTATTTCCTACAGTTTACCTCTTACTATTTTTTGCACTTTGACGGTGaacttaaatatttgtatttaaatgaataaagcaCAAAGAGTTAAGCCGAGAATTTCTAATGAACCCAATTTAATCAACACATATGCTAATAGTAAGAAGCGCACTTGACTTTCACACACATTTATACCAAAGTTAGGCAGAAATTGAGATTAGCAACCTTCCATTTTTCTGCTGTTACCCACAAAGACAATTTTGGCCTCGTAGGTCTTCCCAGGAGTCAAGATCGCACCATACGATCCAAAGTGATTGCCATATGGgtgaaataaaaaccagaaaagctCTGAATAAACTGACATTGACTTTCTTTGAATGGAAGCTTTGAGAattagaaagggagaaaacacataccaggagagggaaaaaaaggaaagcaaggatAAATAATACTCTCTACATCTTAAAAAATACTATGTCTAATAGGTATTGCCTGTTTCATTAAGAAATGTAAACATGCCTCAGTGCTTCTCATTTGcaacttgtacacacacacacacacacacacacacacactatgctAAGTATAAAAATCCTGCT
This genomic stretch from Lynx canadensis isolate LIC74 chromosome D1, mLynCan4.pri.v2, whole genome shotgun sequence harbors:
- the SLN gene encoding sarcolipin, whose translation is MGISTRELFLNFTIVLITVILMWLLVRSYQY